A genome region from Hippopotamus amphibius kiboko isolate mHipAmp2 chromosome 1, mHipAmp2.hap2, whole genome shotgun sequence includes the following:
- the LOC130835337 gene encoding glucosamine 6-phosphate N-acetyltransferase-like — translation MKPDETPMFDPSLLKEVEWSQNTATFSPAISLTHPGEGLVLRPLCTADLNRGFFKVLGQLTETGVVNPEQFMKSFEHMKKSGDYYVTVVEDVTLGQIVATATLIIEYKSIHSCAKRGRVEDAVVSDESRRKQLGKLLFSTLTLLSKKLNCYKITLECLPQNVGFYKKFGYKVSEENYMCQRFLK, via the coding sequence ATGAAGCCTGATGAAACGCCTATGTTTGACCCAAGTCTACTCAAAGAAGTGGAGTGGAGTCAGAATACAGCTACATTTTCTCCAGCCATTTCCCTAACACATCCTGGAGAAGGTTTGGTGTTGAGGCCTCTTTGTACTGCTGATTTAAATAGAGGTTTTTTTAAGGTACTAGGTCAGCTGACAGAGACTGGAGTTGTCAACCCGGAACAATTTATGAAATCTTTTGAGCACATGAAGAAATCTGGGGATTATTATGTTACAGTTGTGGAAGATGTCACTTTAGGACAGATAGTTGCTACAGCAACTCTGATAATAGAATATAAATCCATCCATTCCTGTGCTAAGAGAGGAAGAGTGGAAGATGCTGTTGTTAGTGATGAAAGCAGAAGAAAGCAGCTTGGCAAATTGTTATTCTCAACCCTTACTTTGCTAAGCAAGAAACTGAACTGTTATAAGATTACCCTTGAATGTCTACCACAAAACGTTGGTTTCTATAAAAAGTTTGGATATAAAGTATCTGAAGAAAACTACATGTGTCAGAGGTTTCTAAAGTAA